A genomic region of Brevibacillus sp. JNUCC-41 contains the following coding sequences:
- the ytzI gene encoding YtzI protein, which translates to MITVLVISIIVILIVLALSVLTIGKGYSYKHTVDPIDPLPKEEGEKGEPEK; encoded by the coding sequence ATGATTACGGTTTTAGTCATCTCCATCATTGTGATTCTGATTGTATTGGCCTTATCGGTCCTAACAATCGGAAAAGGGTACAGCTACAAGCATACAGTGGATCCCATCGATCCTTTGCCTAAGGAAGAGGGGGAAAAAGGAGAACCCGAAAAATGA
- a CDS encoding DUF523 domain-containing protein → MILVSSCLAGLEVRYNGTHSLDERIMELVKEKKAIAVCPELLGGFSTPRDPAEIVGGEGGDVLDGKAKIIEKSGRDVTELYIKGANLTLLKAQELGATLVVLKENSPSCGSTTIYNGEFKGEKKVGNGVTAALLRRHGFTVISEERLFDYLDGK, encoded by the coding sequence ATGATTTTGGTGAGTTCTTGTTTAGCGGGTCTTGAGGTTAGATACAATGGTACACACAGCTTGGATGAAAGAATTATGGAATTGGTGAAGGAGAAAAAGGCTATAGCGGTTTGTCCTGAGTTGCTTGGCGGTTTTTCGACACCGAGGGATCCTGCGGAGATAGTTGGCGGTGAAGGTGGGGATGTCCTTGATGGAAAAGCGAAGATCATCGAAAAGTCGGGCAGGGATGTAACGGAATTGTACATAAAGGGAGCGAATCTTACGTTATTGAAAGCCCAGGAGTTAGGGGCGACGTTAGTCGTTTTAAAAGAAAATAGTCCATCCTGTGGAAGTACCACGATTTATAATGGGGAATTCAAGGGGGAGAAGAAGGTCGGGAATGGAGTGACCGCGGCTTTGCTTAGGCGGCATGGATTCACGGTCATTTCAGAGGAAAGGTTATTCGATTATCTGGATGGAAAATGA
- a CDS encoding hydrolase — MNVSENRKKYYIWLPNGQITQDRESSPWNFEIEATDNEIIKLRELFDYNYSIGEENFYRSHVPYLQYHFDRENDKQDITLQKIYEMIYALGTDEGKRHIESMGILQAKPTDDGLEY; from the coding sequence ATGAATGTGTCCGAAAACAGGAAAAAATATTACATTTGGCTTCCGAATGGGCAGATAACACAAGATAGGGAAAGCTCTCCATGGAATTTCGAAATCGAGGCGACCGATAATGAAATCATCAAGTTACGTGAATTATTTGATTATAATTATTCAATAGGCGAAGAAAATTTTTACCGCTCACATGTCCCATACCTTCAATACCATTTTGACCGTGAAAATGATAAACAGGATATCACGCTCCAAAAAATTTACGAGATGATTTATGCTCTAGGTACCGATGAAGGAAAACGGCATATAGAAAGCATGGGGATTTTACAGGCAAAACCAACTGACGATGGCCTCGAATATTGA
- a CDS encoding S-ribosylhomocysteine lyase, giving the protein MPSVESFELDHNAVKAPYVRHCGVHKVGTDGVVNKFDIRFCQPNKQAMKPDTIHTLEHLLAFNIRKHSERYDHFDIIDISPMGCQTGYYLVVSGEPTVMEIIDVLEDTFKDAVTITEIPAANEKQCGQAKLHDLEGAKKLMNFWLAQDKEDLHKVFG; this is encoded by the coding sequence ATGCCTTCAGTTGAAAGCTTTGAATTAGATCATAATGCTGTTAAAGCCCCATATGTTAGACATTGCGGTGTCCATAAGGTAGGAACAGACGGTGTTGTTAATAAATTTGATATCCGTTTTTGCCAGCCGAATAAACAAGCGATGAAGCCGGATACGATCCATACCCTGGAACACTTGCTTGCATTCAATATCCGTAAACATTCCGAGCGCTACGATCACTTTGATATTATCGATATTTCGCCAATGGGATGTCAAACAGGATATTACCTTGTTGTCAGCGGTGAGCCGACAGTGATGGAAATCATCGATGTTCTTGAAGATACATTCAAGGATGCTGTTACAATTACTGAAATTCCAGCGGCAAACGAAAAACAATGCGGCCAAGCAAAATTGCATGATCTTGAAGGGGCCAAGAAATTAATGAATTTCTGGCTTGCACAAGATAAAGAAGATCTTCATAAAGTTTTCGGTTAA
- the yidD gene encoding membrane protein insertion efficiency factor YidD produces the protein MGIIRFYQVAISPLKPPTCRFYPTCSHYGLEAINRFGPIKGSWLALIRILKCHPFHPGGIDLVPEKKEKSEGQ, from the coding sequence ATGGGAATCATCCGTTTTTACCAAGTTGCCATTTCTCCATTAAAACCGCCTACTTGCCGTTTTTACCCAACTTGTTCCCATTATGGTTTGGAAGCGATCAATCGTTTCGGACCTATAAAAGGAAGCTGGTTAGCACTCATCCGGATTCTTAAATGTCATCCGTTTCATCCAGGGGGCATTGACCTTGTTCCCGAGAAAAAAGAAAAAAGTGAGGGCCAATAG
- a CDS encoding metal ABC transporter solute-binding protein, Zn/Mn family encodes MKIRALLSLFLVTAVFLSACGNSKEESSKDETKDALDIYTTVYPLQYFTEAIGGEYVNVETVYPPGTDEHSFEPSQKDIVKMAESDLFFYIGYNLEGFVTKAEPILSKEGVRTIAVGETVHLDEDEHAHEEEHSHEEDGHDHGGVNPHLWLDPIYSIDMAKTIKDELTKKMPEQEEYFNNHFKELSEKLEALDKNFATTIESGRTNKIIVSHSAYGYWEERYGLKQIGVTGLTSSNEPSQKELGKIVTMAEKEDLNYVIYEQNISSKLTEIIQKEMGAKSLELHNLSVLTDKDIEAGEDYFSLMEKNVKTLQTALQ; translated from the coding sequence ATGAAAATCCGAGCATTGCTCTCACTTTTCCTTGTTACTGCGGTATTTCTGTCAGCCTGCGGCAACTCAAAGGAAGAATCGAGTAAAGATGAAACCAAGGATGCCTTAGATATATATACGACGGTTTACCCTTTACAGTACTTCACGGAGGCCATTGGTGGGGAGTACGTAAATGTCGAGACGGTTTATCCTCCCGGAACGGATGAACACTCATTCGAACCCTCTCAAAAAGATATTGTAAAAATGGCTGAGTCAGACCTATTTTTCTATATTGGCTATAATCTAGAAGGCTTTGTAACCAAGGCTGAACCAATTCTAAGCAAAGAAGGCGTCAGAACGATCGCGGTGGGTGAAACGGTTCATCTTGATGAAGATGAGCATGCACATGAAGAGGAACATTCACATGAAGAAGACGGTCATGATCATGGGGGCGTTAATCCGCATTTGTGGTTAGATCCCATCTATTCCATTGACATGGCTAAAACCATCAAGGACGAATTAACGAAAAAAATGCCGGAACAGGAAGAATATTTCAACAATCATTTCAAGGAGCTTTCCGAAAAGCTTGAGGCACTTGATAAAAATTTCGCGACGACGATCGAGTCGGGCCGCACCAATAAGATCATCGTTTCCCACTCTGCATATGGTTATTGGGAGGAGCGCTATGGATTGAAACAAATTGGCGTCACAGGACTAACGTCTTCAAACGAACCTTCTCAAAAGGAATTGGGAAAAATCGTGACCATGGCTGAAAAAGAAGACTTGAATTACGTCATCTATGAGCAGAATATCAGTTCTAAACTAACAGAGATCATCCAAAAGGAAATGGGAGCGAAATCACTTGAGCTCCATAACCTTTCCGTGTTGACGGATAAGGATATCGAAGCCGGTGAAGATTACTTCAGTTTGATGGAAAAGAATGTCAAGACACTTCAAACTGCATTGCAATAG
- a CDS encoding alpha/beta hydrolase family protein has translation MENGTIISKRRFPSPHPRIHLYSVTYISQGLKVKGLLAEPVDGEIHDAFLYLRGGIKNVGKVRPARIVQYAVEGFIVFAPFYRGNQGGEGDEDFGGEDRFDAIAGFNLLEQHPRVNKDHIHILGFSRGGIMALWTGIYCRNAASIVTWGGVSDMFLTYVERVDMRRMMKRVIGGTPKKCPDQYEYRTPLFAIEDLNVPVLIIHGEKDDNVAIEHAYRLEKRLKMHDKEVESWYFPQFTHYFPPAVNRKVVEDLTSWMKSKTEK, from the coding sequence TTGGAGAACGGAACGATTATTTCAAAACGGCGGTTTCCATCACCGCATCCACGAATCCATCTTTATTCAGTCACATACATATCACAAGGCCTGAAAGTAAAGGGGCTGCTAGCTGAACCGGTTGATGGTGAAATACATGACGCTTTCTTATATTTACGCGGCGGGATAAAAAATGTCGGCAAGGTGAGGCCTGCAAGGATCGTGCAGTATGCTGTTGAAGGCTTCATCGTTTTTGCCCCTTTCTACCGTGGGAATCAAGGCGGGGAGGGAGATGAGGATTTTGGAGGCGAAGATAGATTCGATGCGATAGCAGGATTCAATCTTCTTGAACAGCACCCCCGGGTGAACAAGGATCACATTCATATCCTCGGATTTTCCCGTGGCGGCATCATGGCGCTTTGGACTGGGATATACTGCAGGAATGCAGCGTCGATCGTCACCTGGGGTGGTGTATCGGATATGTTTTTAACATATGTCGAGCGTGTCGATATGCGTCGGATGATGAAGCGGGTCATCGGCGGAACACCTAAAAAATGCCCCGATCAATATGAATACCGTACGCCATTGTTTGCAATTGAAGATTTGAATGTACCCGTTCTTATCATTCATGGTGAAAAAGATGACAATGTCGCCATTGAACACGCGTACCGGTTGGAAAAAAGGTTGAAAATGCACGACAAAGAGGTCGAAAGCTGGTATTTCCCTCAATTCACGCATTACTTCCCACCCGCCGTGAACAGAAAAGTAGTCGAAGATTTAACATCTTGGATGAAAAGTAAAACCGAAAAATGA
- a CDS encoding ABC transporter permease, protein MNIEQLHNQYKTKLKKENRLIRFYQILIFIFFFSSWELFSRMEWIDPLIFSSPTKVWHLFIQKLGDGTLLSHSGVTLFETVLGFIIGTLLGTVLASLLWWSPRLSKTLDPYLVILNAMPKVALGPIIIVAFGPGFPSIISMGAIISIIITTIVVYTAFREVDPNYLKVLQTFGATRTQAFREAILPASFPTIISTLKVNVGLSWVGVIVGEFLVSAKGLGYLIIYGFQVFNFTLVMLALMIIAVFATIMYQLVELLERKLIKD, encoded by the coding sequence TTGAATATTGAACAGCTTCATAACCAATATAAAACCAAATTAAAAAAGGAAAACAGGCTCATTCGCTTTTATCAGATCCTGATTTTCATCTTTTTTTTCAGCAGTTGGGAACTTTTTTCCCGGATGGAATGGATTGATCCGCTCATCTTCAGCTCCCCAACCAAAGTGTGGCACCTTTTCATTCAAAAATTGGGTGATGGAACACTTCTATCCCATTCCGGAGTGACGCTATTCGAGACCGTTCTCGGCTTTATCATAGGGACATTGCTTGGAACCGTCCTGGCATCCCTGCTTTGGTGGTCACCAAGATTATCCAAAACACTAGACCCCTATCTCGTCATTTTAAATGCCATGCCGAAAGTGGCACTCGGCCCCATCATCATCGTTGCATTCGGCCCTGGCTTTCCATCCATCATCTCGATGGGGGCGATCATCTCCATCATCATCACCACCATCGTCGTCTACACTGCATTTCGCGAAGTGGACCCGAATTACCTGAAGGTACTCCAAACTTTTGGCGCCACAAGAACACAAGCTTTTCGGGAAGCCATCTTACCCGCCTCTTTCCCAACGATCATCTCGACATTGAAAGTGAATGTCGGCCTCTCCTGGGTCGGCGTCATCGTGGGGGAATTCCTAGTTTCGGCCAAAGGACTCGGCTACCTCATCATTTATGGCTTTCAAGTCTTCAACTTCACCCTCGTAATGCTTGCCTTGATGATCATTGCCGTCTTTGCCACAATCATGTATCAACTAGTAGAACTTCTCGAGCGAAAATTAATCAAAGACTAA
- a CDS encoding DUF2584 domain-containing protein: MGMPMELNTMIVTKGNETREEENIFRLSKDGYRLYPIDIPIDVRKTIQSDSSGTAVIQKIEWTSEKTIITYQLLSLNSTN, encoded by the coding sequence ATGGGCATGCCTATGGAGCTAAATACCATGATCGTTACTAAAGGTAACGAAACCCGTGAAGAAGAAAACATTTTTCGGCTGTCGAAAGATGGTTACAGGTTATACCCTATCGATATTCCAATCGATGTCCGCAAGACGATTCAATCTGACTCAAGCGGAACAGCCGTTATTCAAAAAATTGAATGGACAAGTGAAAAGACCATCATTACGTACCAACTACTATCACTGAACTCTACTAACTAA
- the ytkD gene encoding RNA deprotection pyrophosphohydrolase, with product MKRFLDKNGYKVEYSENPVFGESWHVLVLSRYKGRWVLTKHKERGLEFPGGKREAGESIEETAIREVYEETGGFVGQLRFLGQYKVHDPVKPFVKSIYYAALSEVEKKQDYLETEGPIFLEALPDVLGEEFSFIMKDEIVPLSLSRLDDAILLRNE from the coding sequence ATGAAGCGTTTTCTTGATAAGAACGGATATAAGGTGGAATACTCCGAGAATCCTGTCTTTGGAGAGTCTTGGCATGTTTTAGTGCTCAGCAGATATAAAGGCAGGTGGGTATTGACCAAACACAAAGAGCGGGGATTGGAGTTCCCCGGAGGAAAGCGGGAAGCAGGGGAATCGATTGAAGAAACGGCCATAAGGGAAGTGTATGAAGAAACAGGAGGCTTTGTGGGCCAGCTGCGATTTTTGGGACAATATAAAGTACATGATCCAGTGAAGCCATTCGTTAAATCAATATACTACGCTGCATTAAGTGAAGTAGAGAAAAAACAGGATTACCTGGAAACGGAAGGCCCGATCTTTTTGGAAGCATTGCCGGATGTACTCGGTGAGGAGTTTAGCTTCATCATGAAAGACGAGATTGTACCATTGAGCTTATCAAGACTGGATGATGCCATTTTGCTGAGAAACGAGTGA
- a CDS encoding ABC transporter ATP-binding protein, with amino-acid sequence MSFLKIQDIHHTYFSNQTAATALADISLDIEKGEFVSFLGPSGCGKTTLLSIIAGLFSPTSGKILLENKPLKANSDLSIGYMLQQDYLFPWKTIEENVLLGLKLIKKDEGLERIKTLKLLSDVGLGGTGKSYPRELSGGMRQRAALARTLAVDPKILLLDEPFSALDYQTKLKLEDLVFETLKSFGKTAVLVTHDIGEAIAMSDRIYLFSANPGSVHKTFEVPDELRELTPFHARNHPHYPMLFQTIWKELESLEY; translated from the coding sequence ATGAGCTTTTTAAAGATCCAAGACATTCACCATACTTATTTTTCAAATCAGACGGCAGCGACCGCACTGGCGGACATTTCCCTCGACATTGAAAAAGGTGAATTCGTCTCTTTTCTAGGTCCGAGCGGCTGCGGAAAGACTACCCTGCTTTCCATCATCGCTGGACTATTTTCGCCTACTTCGGGAAAGATCCTGCTCGAAAACAAACCGCTGAAGGCCAACAGTGACCTTTCAATCGGCTATATGCTGCAGCAGGATTATCTATTTCCATGGAAGACGATAGAAGAAAATGTTTTATTAGGATTGAAACTGATTAAAAAGGATGAAGGTCTTGAGAGAATAAAGACGCTGAAACTATTAAGTGACGTTGGATTGGGAGGCACCGGAAAATCATATCCACGCGAACTCTCAGGCGGAATGAGGCAAAGGGCCGCACTGGCACGGACACTGGCGGTCGACCCAAAAATCCTTTTGCTTGATGAACCCTTCTCGGCCCTTGATTACCAAACGAAGTTGAAGCTGGAAGACCTTGTTTTTGAAACCCTGAAATCCTTCGGAAAGACAGCCGTGCTCGTCACCCATGATATCGGTGAAGCCATCGCAATGAGTGACCGCATTTACCTGTTTTCCGCGAACCCGGGAAGCGTGCACAAAACATTCGAGGTACCCGATGAACTGCGTGAACTGACGCCTTTCCATGCACGCAACCACCCACATTATCCAATGCTATTCCAAACGATCTGGAAGGAGCTTGAGAGCCTTGAATATTGA
- a CDS encoding Dps family protein, whose product MVQKKLGTLVNKEIANFSVLYTKIHNYHWFVNGPHFFELHQKLEELYKEVTSNYDELAERLLAIGEKPVATLKEYMELTTIEEATGNENTEDMVQSVISDFEKLSEEFLEIIEVAEEEDPVTADMLTGMKKSLNKHAWMLRAYLGH is encoded by the coding sequence ATGGTTCAGAAAAAATTGGGAACTTTAGTAAATAAGGAAATTGCAAACTTCAGTGTTCTTTATACGAAAATTCATAATTACCACTGGTTCGTGAATGGACCGCACTTCTTTGAACTTCACCAAAAATTGGAGGAGTTATATAAAGAAGTGACATCCAACTATGATGAATTGGCTGAAAGGTTATTGGCCATTGGTGAAAAACCGGTCGCTACGCTTAAAGAGTATATGGAATTAACGACGATCGAAGAAGCGACAGGTAATGAAAATACAGAAGATATGGTTCAAAGCGTCATCAGTGATTTTGAGAAGCTTTCCGAAGAGTTCCTGGAAATCATCGAAGTTGCCGAAGAAGAAGATCCGGTTACGGCTGATATGCTGACAGGCATGAAGAAAAGCCTAAACAAACATGCTTGGATGCTGCGTGCGTATTTAGGACATTAA
- a CDS encoding DctP family TRAP transporter solute-binding subunit, whose translation MRALWGYLLLIGLGLLIAVYISFQSFFTSFGFNLPKDEEQVGMRDQIVIKFSHVVAENTPKGQAANRFAQLVDEYTDHRVKIEVYPNQSLYSDHEEIKALQENKVQMIAPTTSKITSISKKWMLLDLPYVFPTDAALQEALNGEVGEELLKQLNTIDIEGLAFWSNNYKQITSSKPIRHPRDFAGKNFRIMPSAVLESQFKHFGATTSVLEFNETFKSLEINETDSQENTISNIYSKKLYEVQKYLTISDHGYLGYVVMINKPFWNKLPLDIQQQIQRAMDDTTKWLWIKSNEMNQEQLKEIHQKSNIDIYTLSDEEKKEWMDEMTVIYPEFESTIGTELMMKMEKIRDKHLNE comes from the coding sequence ATGCGTGCATTATGGGGGTACTTATTATTAATTGGCCTGGGGCTGTTGATAGCAGTGTATATATCGTTTCAATCTTTCTTTACAAGCTTCGGTTTCAATTTGCCGAAGGATGAGGAGCAGGTCGGGATGAGGGATCAAATCGTGATTAAGTTCAGTCATGTCGTTGCCGAAAATACACCTAAAGGGCAAGCTGCGAACAGGTTTGCCCAACTGGTCGATGAATATACAGATCATCGTGTCAAAATTGAAGTTTACCCTAATCAGTCATTATATAGTGACCATGAAGAAATCAAGGCATTACAAGAAAACAAAGTGCAGATGATTGCTCCAACTACATCTAAAATTACGAGCATATCAAAGAAATGGATGCTATTGGACCTTCCTTACGTCTTTCCGACGGACGCTGCTTTGCAGGAAGCATTGAATGGGGAAGTGGGGGAAGAGCTGCTTAAGCAGCTGAATACCATCGATATAGAGGGACTCGCATTTTGGTCGAATAACTATAAACAGATTACAAGCAGTAAACCGATACGGCATCCAAGGGATTTTGCCGGAAAGAATTTTAGAATCATGCCAAGTGCAGTCCTGGAAAGCCAATTCAAGCATTTTGGGGCGACAACTTCTGTGCTGGAGTTTAATGAAACGTTTAAAAGCCTTGAAATCAATGAAACGGACAGCCAGGAAAATACGATTTCGAATATCTATTCAAAGAAATTATATGAGGTGCAAAAATATTTAACGATCAGTGATCATGGCTATTTAGGCTATGTCGTCATGATAAATAAGCCGTTTTGGAACAAACTCCCGTTGGACATTCAGCAGCAAATCCAACGGGCGATGGATGATACAACGAAATGGCTATGGATCAAATCAAATGAAATGAATCAGGAACAGCTTAAGGAAATCCATCAAAAATCGAATATCGACATCTATACACTGTCAGATGAAGAAAAGAAGGAATGGATGGATGAGATGACCGTCATCTATCCGGAATTCGAATCAACGATCGGAACAGAATTGATGATGAAGATGGAAAAGATCCGTGATAAGCATTTAAACGAATAA
- a CDS encoding ABC transporter substrate-binding protein yields the protein MKKWCKAGVVFLLLCMLVIPLGACGNKEQETTKVRVAEVTRSLFYTPQYVAIEKGFFKDEGLSIDLKTTAGGDKTMTTLLSDGADIALVGSETSIYVRAQGSNDPVINFAQLTQTDGTFLVSREKIDNFNWDMLKNSTFLGQRKGGMPQMAGEFVLKKHNIDPKKDLNLIQNIDFANVATAFASGTGDFVQLFEPTASVFEKEGKGYIVASFGSESGHLPYTVYMAKESYLKEDKETVKKFTKALKKAQDWVQENDAAEIAKVIQPYFEDTNLETMETVINRYKEQGSFATDPILDEEEWINLQNVMDEAGELPSRISHDELVNTDFAEEVTK from the coding sequence TTGAAAAAATGGTGTAAAGCAGGTGTCGTATTTTTACTTCTGTGCATGCTGGTGATCCCGCTTGGAGCATGTGGCAACAAGGAACAGGAAACAACGAAAGTCAGGGTTGCCGAAGTAACCCGCTCCCTTTTCTATACACCGCAATATGTAGCGATTGAAAAAGGATTTTTTAAAGATGAGGGTCTCAGCATTGATTTGAAAACGACGGCAGGCGGCGACAAGACGATGACCACGCTTCTGTCCGATGGGGCTGATATTGCTCTCGTTGGCTCTGAAACATCGATTTACGTTCGGGCACAAGGTTCGAACGACCCGGTCATCAATTTCGCTCAATTAACACAAACGGATGGGACGTTTCTTGTTTCACGTGAAAAAATTGACAACTTCAATTGGGATATGCTGAAAAACTCTACATTCCTAGGCCAGCGAAAAGGCGGGATGCCCCAAATGGCCGGCGAGTTCGTCTTGAAAAAACATAACATAGACCCGAAAAAAGATTTGAACCTCATACAGAATATTGATTTTGCGAATGTCGCAACTGCGTTCGCTTCCGGAACCGGCGATTTTGTTCAACTGTTCGAACCAACGGCCAGTGTGTTTGAAAAAGAAGGAAAAGGCTATATCGTCGCTTCTTTCGGCTCCGAATCCGGGCATCTTCCCTATACGGTTTATATGGCTAAGGAAAGTTATTTGAAAGAAGACAAAGAGACGGTCAAGAAATTCACAAAAGCATTGAAGAAAGCACAGGATTGGGTTCAGGAAAATGACGCTGCCGAAATCGCCAAAGTCATTCAGCCGTATTTTGAAGATACCAATCTCGAGACGATGGAAACAGTTATCAACCGCTACAAAGAACAAGGTTCATTTGCCACAGATCCCATTCTTGATGAAGAAGAATGGATCAATCTGCAAAACGTCATGGATGAAGCAGGCGAGCTGCCTTCACGTATAAGCCATGATGAGCTGGTCAATACCGATTTTGCTGAAGAAGTCACAAAATAG
- a CDS encoding sulfite exporter TauE/SafE family protein, whose protein sequence is MEDINLYTLLFLVLAGFIAAFIDSVVGGGGLISIPALLFTGISPSAALATNKLAGTMGSLTSTISFIRAGKVDFKFVIKLFPITVIGAALGAYVVHFVSAEILKPLILILLVIVAIYTLVKKDWGKDAKYKGLKRKKMILLILIIFAIGFYDGFLGPGTGSFLLFSFLIIGFDFVQAAGNARILNFGSNIAALIIFLSMGTVNFAYGIPMGLAMVAGALVGTNFAIKKGASYVRILFICVTILLIGKNVLNYFHVFG, encoded by the coding sequence ATGGAGGATATCAATCTTTATACTTTGCTATTTTTAGTACTTGCCGGTTTTATTGCCGCATTCATCGATTCCGTTGTGGGCGGGGGCGGATTGATTTCCATTCCGGCATTATTGTTCACGGGGATTTCGCCTTCAGCGGCACTTGCCACTAACAAGCTGGCGGGTACAATGGGATCTTTAACGAGTACGATTTCATTCATTCGGGCTGGAAAAGTGGATTTCAAATTCGTCATCAAGCTGTTTCCGATTACTGTGATTGGAGCGGCGTTAGGAGCATACGTTGTACATTTCGTTTCCGCAGAGATACTGAAGCCCCTCATTTTGATTTTGCTGGTCATTGTCGCGATTTATACGTTGGTAAAAAAGGATTGGGGTAAAGATGCAAAGTATAAAGGGCTGAAAAGGAAGAAAATGATTCTTTTGATACTCATAATATTTGCGATTGGTTTTTATGATGGTTTTCTTGGACCAGGCACAGGGTCCTTTTTATTATTTTCATTTTTGATCATCGGGTTTGATTTTGTCCAGGCTGCCGGAAATGCAAGAATATTGAATTTCGGAAGCAATATTGCCGCACTTATCATTTTCTTATCCATGGGGACCGTCAATTTTGCCTATGGAATTCCGATGGGTCTGGCAATGGTCGCAGGAGCATTGGTCGGAACGAACTTCGCAATTAAGAAAGGTGCTTCATATGTACGGATATTATTCATTTGCGTCACGA
- a CDS encoding DUF6154 family protein, with amino-acid sequence MRVLKLIEELYNMYRDKMTGDEEDIDMLTFAVLEQLDRKEIFELLQEMDDQELTNLMGLYIIETLKGKFAQNSLNDTKPTHFPPRNIH; translated from the coding sequence GTGAGAGTTTTGAAGTTAATTGAAGAATTATACAATATGTACCGCGATAAGATGACTGGTGATGAAGAAGATATTGATATGCTCACTTTTGCGGTCCTGGAACAGCTTGACCGTAAGGAAATTTTCGAATTGCTTCAAGAGATGGATGATCAAGAACTGACCAATTTAATGGGCCTTTACATTATTGAAACGTTAAAAGGGAAGTTCGCCCAAAATAGTTTGAACGATACGAAACCTACACATTTTCCGCCTAGGAATATTCATTAA